The Hymenobacter oligotrophus genome segment CTGCGGCGCCGGCTGCGCTGGCCCAAACGCCGGCTCCGGTGGTGCAGGTATCGGGTGTAATCAGCACCAACACCACCTGGTCGAACAACAACGTGTACGTGCTGAATAACTTCGTGTACGTGGCGCCGGGCGCTACGCTCACCATTCAGCCGGGTACCATTATTAAAGGCGACAAGGCCTCGAAAGGCACACTCGTAGTGAAGCGCGGCGCGCGCATTGTTGCCGACGGCACGCGCCAGCAGCCCATTGTATTTACCTCGGCCGAACCCGCTGGCTCGCGCGCCCGCGGCGACTGGGGCGGTATCGTAATTGCGGGTTCGGCGCCCATCAACCTGCCCGGCGACCCTACCATTGAGGCCACGCCTGAATCGAACTTCGGCGGCACCAACGCGGCCGATGATTCCGGCATTCTGCGCTTTGTGCGCATCGAGTTTCCGGGTATTGCCTTTGCCCCCGACACCGAGATTAACGGCCTGACCCTAGGGGGTGTGGGTTCGGGTACCGTGCTCGACCACATTCAAATTTCGTATTCCGGCGACGACGCGTTTGAGTGGTTTGGCGGCACCGTAAATGCCAAGCACCTCGTGGCCTTCCGTACGCTCGACGACAACTGGGATACCGATAACGGCTACGCCGGCAAGGTGCAGTTTGCGTTTTCGCTGCGCGACCCAAACATCGGCGACCAATCGGGCTCGAACGGTTTTGAGTCGGACAACGACCGGAACGGCACCACTGCCTCGCCCAAAACGTCGGCCGTGTTCTCGAACGTAACCGACGTGATTAACCGCACGGCTACGCTGAACGCCAACGTGAAAAGCGCCATGCACATCCGCCGCAACTCGGCGCTGTCGGTGTTCAACTCGGTGTTCACGGGTTACCGCACGGGCCTGCTGATCGATGGCACGGCCTCGGAAGGCAACGCCACAAGCGGCGAGCTGCAAGTGGCCAACACTGTAATGGCTGGCCTGCCCACCAACTTTGCTACCGCATCGGGCAGCAGCTACGATGTGGCGAGCTTCTATAACCAAGGCGCCCGCAGCAACACGCTCTACGCCAACGAGTCGGACGTGCAGTTCCAGTCGGGCTCGTACACGCTTACCAGCCCACAAGTGCTGCCCGCTGCTTCCTCGCCGCTGCAAAACGGCGCTGCTTTCGCCGATACCAAGCTGGCCAATACGTTCTTCGAGCGCGTGGCCTACCGCGGCGCTTTCGGTACCACCGACTGGACGCAGGGCTGGACCAACTGGGACCCGCAGAACACGCCCTACCTCACGGGCATTGTGGCCAGCAACAAGAAAACCTCCGACCAGGTGCAGAGCCTGGGCGTGTACCCCAACCCGGTTGCCGCCGAAGCCAAGCTAGGGTTTGAGCTGCGCCGCGCCGGCACTGCTACCGTGCGCGTGCTCGACCTAACCGGCCGCGAAGTAGCCGTGGTGAGCGAAGGCCGCAAGCTGCAGGCTGGCCCGCAGGAAGTAACCCTGCCCAACACCCTGAAAGCGGGCGTGTACCTGGCCACGGTACAAACCGAAGAAACCAGCGCTGCGGTACGCTTTGTGGTAGCGCAATAGTCTCCGCCGCATTAGCTTATCTATCATTACCCCTGATACTCGGCCTGCATCCGTTTTGCGGATGCAGGCCGAATTTCGTTTTGCCCACGCCCGCTTCCGCTGCCAAAGCCGTAGCTTGCCCCTTGGCACCTAGGCGTGCCGTGCTCCGTTTGCACTCTCATGACGTCGTCGTTGCCGTTGCTGCCCCGCGTGCTTATGCTCCCCAAGTGGTACCCCAACCGGTACGACGACCAAGACGGCGACTTTGTGGCGCGGCACGTGGCCGCTATAGCCCCGCACACCAACGCCGTAGTGCTTTTTGCAGGCGTAGCGCGCGGCCCGTTGCCCGGGCTGATTGAGTGCGCCGCCGAGTGGAAAGCCGCCGTGCCTACACTGCGCTATTACTACCGCGCTGCGCCTACCGGCTGGCCGGTGCTCGACAAACCGCTAAAGCTGCTGCTGTATTTTGCGTGCCTTTGGCGCGGCTACCAACAGGTGGTGAGGTACTGGGGCACCAAGCCGCACCTCGTGCACGTGCACGTGCTGTTGCGCACGGGTTTGTTTGCTTGGTGGCTGCGGGTGTGGCAAGGCATTCCGTACCTCGTTACTGAACACTGGACGCTGTATTTACCTCCGCGGTCGGCCGGCATCGGCCCCATGCGGCGGTGGCTGACGCGCTTGGTAGTGAAGCGAGCAGCCGCGTTGCATACGGTATCCGAAGGCCTTCGCGACGCCATGCGCCACCTAGGGTTTGGCAACCCGCGTTCGGCCGTAATTGCCAATGTGGTCGATACCGATCTGTTTCGGCCTACCGCCAACAAGCCCGCTCCGGCGCCGCTACTGGTGGTATCGGCTTTCCACGATGCCGTGAAGAACATTTCGGGCATACTGCGCGTGGTGGCGGGGCTGCAAAGCGAGTTGCCCCACCTGCGCCTGCGCATTGCCGGCTACGGCCCCGATGCTCAAGTCCTGCAAAACCTGGCCGCCGACCTAGGGCTGCTTGCCAGCGGCACCGTGCAGTTTCTGGGCAAACTCCCCCACCCCGCCGTGGCCCACGAAATGCAGCACGCGGCGGCACTGATTTCCTTCAGCCGGGCCGAAACATTTGGTTGCGTATTGCTTGAGGCGCGGGCCTGCGGCTGCCCGGTGGTGGCCACGCGAGTGGGCGGCGTGCCCGAGTTATTTCAGCCCGAAGGCCGGTTTGGAGTGCTGATTGAGCCCGACGACGAGGCGGCCCTAGGTGCTGCCATTCGGGCGGTGTACCAGGAGCACCCGCAGTTCGCCCCCGAGGTGCTCTGCGCCGATGCCGCGGAGCGGTGCAGCCCCGCCAAAGTAGGCCGGCAGTTTGCGGCCCTTTACCAAAGCATCCTCGCCCGATGAACCTGCGGCGCATCCTGTTCACCTTCGGTACGCGCCTAGGTGCTGCCCTGCTCAACTTTGGGTTGGTGTGGCTTACGGCGCGGTGGCTTGGGGCGGCAGGCCGCGGCGAGGTTAGCTTGTTCGCCATCGACCGTACGCTGCTGCTGCTGTTTGCCGGCTTGGTGGGCGGCTCGTCGCTGATTTACCTGGCACCCAGGCGCAACTTGTGGCACTTGCTGCTGCCCGCCTACGGGTGGTCGGTGCTGGTAAGTGCAGTTGGCACCACGGTGGTATGGTGGTGGCGGCAACCACCGGCTGCCTACGCCGCTTACCTGGGGGCCGCCTCCTTAGCCGAGGGCTTGGTGCTGGTGCACGTGCAGCTGTTGCTGGGCCGCCGCCGCGAGCGGTTGTACAACGCCGTTGGCCTGCTGCAGAGCTTGGGCGTGGCGCTTGGGTTGGCCGCGGCTTTTTTTGCGTTGCGCTGGCAAAGCGCCCCGGCCTATTATACCGCCCACATACTTACGTACCTAGTGCTGTGGGTGCTCACGGGTAGGGTACTGTGGCAGCAGCCCGATCGGCCGCGGGGGCACCGCCGGCGGTGGCGCTACGTAGCCCGCGAGTTGGCCCGGCACAGCCGCAGCGCCCACTTCTCCAACCTGGTAAGTTTTGCCAACTACCGCCTGGGCTTCTACTTCGTGGCGGCTTGGGTGGGCACCGGCGCGGTGGGCGTGCTGTCGGTGGGCGTGGCACTGGCCGAAGCCATTTGGCTGATTCCGCGCAGCATTTCGCAGGTGCAGTACGTCGATACCATTTACAGCGCCAACGTGGCCGCGCCCGTGCAGGCCACCGTTCGGGCGGTGCGGCTCTCGGCGGTGCTAAGCGCTTTGGCAGTACTAGTGCTGGCGCTGGTACCTGCCCATTGGCTCGCGGCTGTTTTTGGCCGCGACTTTGCGGGTGCGCAGCGCATTGTCTGGGCTTTGGCCCTAGGTGTAGTGGCCTTCAGCATGCACATGCAGCTCAGCGCTTTTTTTGCCGGCACGGCCCGGTACCGCACCAACAACACAGCGGCCGTACTTGGCCTGGTCCTTACGCTGGGGGCGTGTTCGGTGCTGATTCCGCGCTACGGCGCGGTGGGCGCCGCTTGGGCGGCCACGGTTTCGTACCTAGGGTCCACGCTGTGGCTGGCGTGGCGGTTTGTGCGCGCGGCCGGTATCAGCCCTACCGAGCTGCTGCCTCGCCCGGCCGATGCTGCCCTGCTGGCCCAACGGCTGCGCCGCTAGCTAATGGGCACTTTGCGCAACATGGCCTCAATCAAATCCTGCGTGCGCACGCCGTCGGCCTCGGCTTCGTAGGTGAGCATGATGCGGTGGTTGAGCACGTCTGCGGCTACGTCTTTAATGTCCTCGGGCAGCACGTAGTCGCGCTCGTCAAAAAAGGCCACGGTGCGGGCGGCGCGGTGCAGGGCAATGCTGGCCCGGGGGCTCACGCCGTACTGCACGTACTGGGCAAACTCGCCTAGGTCGTACTCGGCCGGTTTGCGCGTGGCAAACACCAGCTCGATGATGTACTTCTCCAAGGTGTCAGAAATCTGCACCTGGTTTATCAGCCCGCGAATCCCGAAGATGTCTTCCTTGGTCAGCACGGCCTGCACGTCGCTGCTGTAGCTGAGGTTGGCCATGCGGCGCATTACCTCCAGCTCCTCGGCCTTT includes the following:
- a CDS encoding glycosyltransferase, with the protein product MTSSLPLLPRVLMLPKWYPNRYDDQDGDFVARHVAAIAPHTNAVVLFAGVARGPLPGLIECAAEWKAAVPTLRYYYRAAPTGWPVLDKPLKLLLYFACLWRGYQQVVRYWGTKPHLVHVHVLLRTGLFAWWLRVWQGIPYLVTEHWTLYLPPRSAGIGPMRRWLTRLVVKRAAALHTVSEGLRDAMRHLGFGNPRSAVIANVVDTDLFRPTANKPAPAPLLVVSAFHDAVKNISGILRVVAGLQSELPHLRLRIAGYGPDAQVLQNLAADLGLLASGTVQFLGKLPHPAVAHEMQHAAALISFSRAETFGCVLLEARACGCPVVATRVGGVPELFQPEGRFGVLIEPDDEAALGAAIRAVYQEHPQFAPEVLCADAAERCSPAKVGRQFAALYQSILAR
- a CDS encoding lipopolysaccharide biosynthesis protein produces the protein MNLRRILFTFGTRLGAALLNFGLVWLTARWLGAAGRGEVSLFAIDRTLLLLFAGLVGGSSLIYLAPRRNLWHLLLPAYGWSVLVSAVGTTVVWWWRQPPAAYAAYLGAASLAEGLVLVHVQLLLGRRRERLYNAVGLLQSLGVALGLAAAFFALRWQSAPAYYTAHILTYLVLWVLTGRVLWQQPDRPRGHRRRWRYVARELARHSRSAHFSNLVSFANYRLGFYFVAAWVGTGAVGVLSVGVALAEAIWLIPRSISQVQYVDTIYSANVAAPVQATVRAVRLSAVLSALAVLVLALVPAHWLAAVFGRDFAGAQRIVWALALGVVAFSMHMQLSAFFAGTARYRTNNTAAVLGLVLTLGACSVLIPRYGAVGAAWAATVSYLGSTLWLAWRFVRAAGISPTELLPRPADAALLAQRLRR
- a CDS encoding T9SS type A sorting domain-containing protein: MKKLLLPVLFAASLLVAAAPAALAQTPAPVVQVSGVISTNTTWSNNNVYVLNNFVYVAPGATLTIQPGTIIKGDKASKGTLVVKRGARIVADGTRQQPIVFTSAEPAGSRARGDWGGIVIAGSAPINLPGDPTIEATPESNFGGTNAADDSGILRFVRIEFPGIAFAPDTEINGLTLGGVGSGTVLDHIQISYSGDDAFEWFGGTVNAKHLVAFRTLDDNWDTDNGYAGKVQFAFSLRDPNIGDQSGSNGFESDNDRNGTTASPKTSAVFSNVTDVINRTATLNANVKSAMHIRRNSALSVFNSVFTGYRTGLLIDGTASEGNATSGELQVANTVMAGLPTNFATASGSSYDVASFYNQGARSNTLYANESDVQFQSGSYTLTSPQVLPAASSPLQNGAAFADTKLANTFFERVAYRGAFGTTDWTQGWTNWDPQNTPYLTGIVASNKKTSDQVQSLGVYPNPVAAEAKLGFELRRAGTATVRVLDLTGREVAVVSEGRKLQAGPQEVTLPNTLKAGVYLATVQTEETSAAVRFVVAQ